A part of Brevinematales bacterium genomic DNA contains:
- a CDS encoding MFS transporter, protein MASKKLDRNVIITGITSFFTDVSSEMVYPILQAFIATVMSATKALLGPILGVIEGVAESTASLLKVFAGYWSDKLRKRKGLTVAGYGTSAAAKILFLLAGMGWYFVMLARFFDRVGKGIRTAPRDALISESTPKDSQGRAFGFQRGMDFAGATLGALICYFLARAYLDPVAGQLINVDSFFNIFLISIIPAFLGVAALFFLREKKAGTAVDAPSEKKERPLPNLRIGQYDRNLKAFFLAQFVFTLGNSSNQFLLLRSMELGHLLSTVILMYLGFNLAATLLSPVFGSLSDKIGRKKILVLGYGIYGAVYAAFGFIAPEYNFLIWGFWVVYGIYYAMTEGVEKAMVSDLAPAGSKATALGFYHTIVGIGLLPASIIAGFLFSLMPGLPFWFGGVTSAVSVIILAVFVREKR, encoded by the coding sequence ATGGCATCCAAAAAGCTCGACCGGAACGTTATTATCACCGGTATCACGTCGTTTTTTACCGACGTATCCTCCGAGATGGTCTATCCTATCCTTCAGGCGTTTATCGCGACGGTGATGAGCGCGACCAAAGCGCTTCTCGGCCCTATCCTCGGGGTGATCGAGGGTGTCGCCGAATCGACCGCGAGCCTCCTCAAGGTGTTCGCCGGGTACTGGTCGGACAAGCTGCGCAAACGGAAGGGGCTGACTGTCGCGGGATACGGCACGTCCGCCGCCGCGAAAATACTTTTCCTGCTCGCGGGGATGGGATGGTATTTCGTCATGCTCGCCCGCTTTTTCGACCGTGTCGGTAAGGGTATCCGCACCGCGCCGCGTGACGCGCTGATATCCGAATCGACCCCTAAGGACAGCCAGGGACGGGCGTTCGGGTTCCAGCGCGGGATGGATTTCGCGGGCGCGACGCTCGGCGCGCTTATCTGCTACTTCCTCGCTCGCGCGTACCTCGACCCGGTCGCCGGGCAGCTGATTAACGTCGACTCCTTCTTTAATATATTCCTCATTTCGATTATCCCGGCGTTCCTCGGCGTAGCCGCGCTGTTTTTCCTCCGTGAGAAAAAAGCCGGTACCGCAGTCGACGCCCCGTCAGAGAAAAAGGAACGCCCGTTACCGAACCTGCGGATAGGGCAGTACGACCGCAACCTGAAGGCGTTCTTCCTCGCGCAGTTCGTGTTCACCCTCGGAAACTCGTCCAACCAGTTCCTGCTCCTGCGGAGTATGGAGCTCGGGCATCTCCTGTCGACCGTCATCCTCATGTACCTGGGCTTCAATCTCGCGGCGACCCTGCTGTCGCCCGTATTCGGCTCGTTGTCGGACAAGATCGGGCGCAAAAAAATCCTTGTGCTGGGATACGGTATCTACGGCGCGGTCTACGCGGCGTTCGGGTTTATCGCCCCGGAGTACAATTTCCTGATCTGGGGATTCTGGGTGGTGTACGGGATTTACTACGCGATGACCGAGGGGGTGGAGAAGGCGATGGTGAGCGACCTCGCGCCGGCCGGATCGAAGGCGACCGCGCTGGGGTTCTACCATACGATAGTGGGAATCGGCCTCCTGCCGGCGAGTATTATCGCGGGGTTCCTGTTCTCGCTGATGCCGGGACTGCCGTTCTGGTTCGGCGGAGTAACGTCGGCGGTCAGCGTAATCATACTCGCGGTATTCGTGCGGGAGAAAAGGTAA